A window of the Branchiostoma lanceolatum isolate klBraLanc5 chromosome 13, klBraLanc5.hap2, whole genome shotgun sequence genome harbors these coding sequences:
- the LOC136446713 gene encoding titin-like isoform X11 produces the protein MAEGGDAATVAHEAGNAVQETPKAEPEKAAAAAEPAAPAEPAEPTVRTIVLTGHGGYDKLSVQQKPQPKAGKGEVLVRVKAAGLNFSELMVRQGLHDRMTKPPVVLGMEAAGVIEELGEDVSGLEVGQNVICLAQTGMWREIVAVPATNVFIMPDEMSYEEGAAIPLSYLTAYFMLFDFGNLRPGKSLLVHIAAGGVGWAATQLAKTVDNVTVFGTASASKHDAIKENGVDHPIDYRTRDYSEEIKNISPKGVDVVLDPLGGADTSKGLQLLRPMGKIVTYGSANMVKGENRNLMKMAKTLWQSTSVSPVSLVKTNKAIAGFQLAHLTGEIELVRSAFQDILNMYKDGKIKPRIDSVWAFEQVAEAMQQMNERRNIGKVILSPEKEPTKPAEGDAAPTSPLKKKKPSLFRRLSKRASRSKDEGEKKDEVKNAKKESPIKQEDQEKADDSKATNGHVQQTPEDEKIDDEAAKKLRARLSGGDPNIEDSDKIVNDKIGAAEDKIGDISKKVDGKVGDAEKAAEETAKKVEDKVEDKVEEGKDKAEDAKKAVVAQVEQTAAKLPENGTSAKIAVDDIFKEAEAKVDGNIQKSTKGKTADTKAHNVKKEPAIQKAKQSTKDSFPNSISEVSLPKKVGHKDLHKREIGKLFKPKSKMPKKTLEFVKGDVHKEDVIEEEPIIKKAVVKDLSPKQIVKKFQNNFAEDEISKKAVPEKIETGTSKESEDISSSDVWVRQDSEKVPKEVVKEEVPKTVVKEVVPEEVVTEEVPKEVVPEVVPKEVVEEEVVKEVVKEVVPKEVVPKEVVKEVVKEVVPKEVVKEVVPKEVVPKEVVKKVVKEVVPKEVVEEVVKEVVPKEVFPEVVPKEVVEEEVVKEVVKEVVPKEVVPKEVVEEAVDKEVVEEAVPKEVVEEEVVKEVVKEVVPKEVVPKEVVKEVVKEVVPKKVVKEVVPKELVKEVVPKEVVKEVVKEVVPEEVVKEVVPKEVVKEVVPKEVVKEVVPKEVVKEVVPKEVVPKEVVKEVVKKVMKEVVPKKVVKEVVPKEVVKEVPVVPKEIVKKEDVKKVVKKVAPKNVLKKVVPMDAVEEEVVKEEVEEEVVKEVVPKEVVKEVVPKEVVREVVPKEVVKDVVKEVVPKKVVKEVVPKKVVKEVVPKEVVVDVVPKEVVKDVVPKEVMKEVVPKEVLKEVVPKEVVKDVVKEVVPKEVVKDVVPKEVVKEVVKKVMKEVVPKKVVEEVVPKEVVKDVVPKEVVPKEVVKEVVPKEVVEEVVPKEVVKEVVKEVVPKEVVKDVVPKEVVKEVVPKEVVEEVVPKEVVKEVVKEVVPKEVVKDVVPKEVVKEVVPKDVVPKEVVKEVVPKKVVPKEVLEEEVVKKVVKEAVPKEAVPKEVVEEEVVKKALKEVVPKEVVEEEVVEKVVKEVVPKEVVPEVVPKEVVEDEVKEVVPKEVVPKEVVKEVVPKKVVKEVVKDVVPKKVVKEVVPKKVVKEVVPKKVVKEVVPKEVVKEVVPKEVVKEVVPKEVVKEVVKEVVPKEVVKEVVKKVMKEVVPKKVVKEVVPKEVVKEVPVVPKEIVKKEDVKKVVKKVAPKNVLKKVVPMDAVEEEVVKEEVEEEVVKEVVPKEVVKEVVPKEVVREVVPKEVVKDVVPKEVVKDVVPKEVMKEVVPKEVVKEVVPKEVVKDVVKEVVPKEVVKEVVKEVVPKEVVKEVVKKVMKEVVPKKVVEEVVPKEVVKDVVPKEVVPKEVVPKKVVKEVVPKEVVEEVVPKEVVKEVVKEVVPKEVVKDVVPKEVVKEVVPKDVVPKEVVKEVVPKKVVPKEVLEEEVVKKVVKEAVPKEAVPKEVVPKEVVEEEVVKKALKEVVPKEVVEEEVVEKVVKKVVPKEVVPEVVPKEVVEDEVKEVVKEVVPKEVVPKEVVPKEVVKEVVPKKVVKEVVKDVVPKKVVKDVVPKKVVKDVVPKKVVKEVVPKKVVKEVVPKKVVKEVVPKKVVKEVVPKKVVKEVVPKKVVKEVVPKKVVKEVVPKKVVEEVVPKEVVPKKVVKEVVPKEVVEEVVPREVVEEVVPREVVEEDPVVPKEIVKEEDVKKVVKKVAPKKVLKKVVPMEAVEVEVVKEEVPKEVVEEVVPKEVVKDVVPKEVVKEVVLKEVVKEVVPKEVAKEVVPKEVVKEVVPKEVVKEVLVVPREIVKEENVKKVVKKVAPKKVLKKVAMDAVEEEVVKEEVEEEVVKEVVPKEVVKEVVPKEVLKEYVKEVVPKEVVPKEVVPKEVVPKEVVEEEVVKDVVKEVVLKEVVEEEVVKEVVPKEVVEEEVVKEVVPKEVVEEEVLKDVVPKEIVPKEIVPKEVVPKKEVPKEVVKKLVPKQVMKILDPKKVVKEAVPKKVVKKVVPKQVMKILDPKKVVKDLVPKEDVKKVVLREVVEEEVVKKVVKKEVPKKVLKEVVPKEDVKEVVLKEIVKEAETVVGDVVNKALANIVDESVPEEDKIVIQKSKKEEATPKEITQNMIIEGNNKETASEILKENPLKDVQNCGELTEKEKVVTKEKHQTPTVEAVVNGENKTTPLNGINDVMYTKAFVAETKTLVKKPMSKRINDGSSGHSLPNLKQYPRIENGPHIVKIECEDSEVESDYESMENSNEVKSYIRSSEHFGGARQTGGTGKAETVEAQGGESEGKDPVLVVRLGMASPNSLAKLGTKAVEDLNGVAEDVEQTEEKVDEAVKQEEAPTEPDTQEEKKDEAPAEEPEKIEVAVENPAETDDAKAAAADIVADEKPVENEEKADGVASQEI, from the exons GTTGGCCAGAATGTCATCTGCCTGGCACAAACGGGGATGTGGCGCGAGATCGTGGCTGTGCCCGCCACCAACGTGTTCATCATGCCCGATGAGATGTCGTATGAGGAGGGCGCCGCCATCCCGCTCAGCTACCTGACCGCGTACTTCATGCTGTTCGACTTTGGGAACCTGCGGCCCGGGAAGAGCCTGCTCGTACACATCGCTGCAG GTGGGGTTGGCTGGGCCGCTACGCAGCTTGCCAAGACAGTCGACAACGTCACAGTGTTCGGCACAGCCTCCGCCTCCAAACACGACGCCATCAAGGAGAACGGCGTGGACCACCCCATCGACTACCGGACGAGAGACTACTCCGAGGAGATCAAGAACATCAGCCCCAAAG gTGTGGACGTTGTCCTGGACCCGCTGGGAGGTGCAGACACATCCAAGGGTCTGCAGCTGCTCAGACCAATGGGAAAGATCGTCACTTATG GTTCAGCCAACATGGTGAAGGGAGAGAACAGGAATCTGATGAAGATGGCCAAGACCCTGTGGCAGTCCACCTCAGTCAGCCCTGTGTCGCTGGTCAAGACCAACAAGGCCATTGCTGGCTTCCAACTTGCACACCTCACAG GTGAAATTGAGCTTGTACGCAGTGCCTTCCAAGATATCCTGAACATGTACAAGGACGGGAAGATCAAGCCACGCATTGACTCTGTCTGGGCCTTCGAGCAG GTTGCCGAGGCGATGCAGCAGATGAACGAGCGGCGGAACATCGGCAAGGTCATCCTGTCGCCCGAGAAGGAGCCGACGAAGCCGGCCGAGGGCGACGCCGCGCCAACGTCACCCCTCAAGAAGAAGAAACCATCACTCTTCCGGCGACTGTCCAAGCGAGCATCGCGGTCCAAGGACGAGGGAGAGAAGAAGGATGAAGTTAAG AATGCAAAGAAAGAGTCACCCATTAAG CAAGAGGATCAGGAGAAGGCTGACGACAGCAAGGCCACCAACGGACATGTTCAGCAAACG CCCGAAGATGAGAAGATCGATGACGAGGCCGCTAAG AAACTAAGGGCACGGCTTTCCGGGGGCGATCCCAACATAGAGGACTCAGACAAG ATTGTAAATGACAAAATTGGTGCGGCTGAAGACAAGATTGGAGATATTTCCAAG AAGGTAGATGGGAAAGTTGGTGATGCGGAGAAAGCTGCAGAGGAAACTGCAAAG AAAGTAGAGGACAAAGTTGAAGACAAAGTTGAAGAAGGCAAAGACAAGGCGGAAGATGCCAAAAAG GCAGTGGTGGCTCAGGTCGAACAGACAGCAGCGAAACTCCCAGAGAATGGAACGTCTGCAAAGATCGCTGTAGATGACATATTTAAGGAAGCAGAGGCAAAAGTTGATGGAAATATACAG AAGTCAACAAAAGGGAAGACTGCTGACACCAAAGCTCACAACGTTAAAAAAGAACCAGCAATTCAGAAAGCAAAACAATCTACAAAGGACTCTTTTCCAAATTCCATCTCTGAAGTAAGCCTTCCAAAAAAAGTTGGCCACAAAGACCTACATAAAAGAGAAATAGGTAAACTTTTCAAGCCTAAAAGcaaaatgcctaaaaagacTCTAGAATTTGTCAAGGGTGATGTTCATAAGGAGGATGTGATCGAAGAAGAACCAATCATTAAGAAGGCCGTGGTTAAAGATTTAAGCCCCAAGCAAATTGTGAAGAAGTTTCAAAACAACTTTGCAGAGGATGAAATCTCTAAGAAGGCAGTTCCTGAGAAAATTGAGACAGGAACTTCGAAAGAGTCTGAAGACATATCCTCTTCAGATGTTTGGGTAAGACAGGATAGTGAAAaagtccccaaggaagttgtgaaagAAGAAGTCCCCAAGACAGTTGTAAAGGAAGTAGTTCCCGAGGAAGTTGTGACTGAAGaagtccccaaggaagttgttccagaagttgtccccaaggaagttgtggaggaagaagttgtgaaggaagttgtgaaggaagtagtccccaaggaagttgttcccaaggaagttgtgaaggaagttgtaaaggaagttgtccccaaggaagttgtgaaggaagtagtccccaaggaagttgtccccaaggaagttgtgaagaaagttgtgaaggaagttgtccccaaggaagttgtggaggaagttgtgaaggaagttgtccccaaggaagtttttccagaagttgtccccaaggaagttgtggaggaagaagttgttaaggaagttgtgaaggaagttgtccccaaggaagttgtccccaaggaagttgtggagGAAGCAGTTGATAAGGAAGTTGTGGAGGAAgctgtccccaaggaagttgtggaggaagaagttgttaaggaagttgtgaaggaagttgtccccaaggaagttgtccccaaggaagttgttaaggaagttgtgaaggaagttgtccccaagaaaGTTGtaaaggaagttgtccccaaggaacttgtgaaggaagttgtccccaaggaagttgttaAGGAAGTTGTGAAAGAAGTTGTCCCCGAGGAAGTTGtaaaggaagttgtccccaaggaagttgtgaaggaagttgtccccaaggaagttgtgaaggaagttgtccccaaggaagttgtgaaggaagttgtccccaaggaagttgtccccaaggaagttgtgaaggaagttgttaAGAAAGTtatgaaggaagttgtccccaagaaagttgtgaaggaagttgtccccaaggaagttgtgaaggaagtaccGGTAGTCCCCAAAGAAATTGTGAAGAAAGAAGATGTTAAGAAAGTTGTGAAAAAGGTAGCCCCTAAGAATGTTCTAAAGAAAGTAGTCCCCATGGACGCTGTGGAGGAAGAAgttgtcaaagaagaagttgaggaggaagttgtgaaggaagttgtcccaaaggaagttgtgaaagaagttgtccccaaggaagttgtgagGGAAGTTGTCCcaaaggaagttgtgaaggacgttgtgaaggaagttgtccccaagaaagttgtgaaggaagttgtccccaagaaagttgtgaaggaagttgtcccaaAAGAAGTTGTGGTGGacgttgtccccaaggaagttgtgaaggacgttgtccccaaggaagttatgaaggaagttgtccccaaggaagttttgaaggaagttgtccccaaggaagttgtgaaggacgttgtgaaggaagttgtcccaaaggaagttgtgaaggacgttgtccccaaggaagttgtgaaggaagttgttaAGAAAGTtatgaaggaagttgtccccaagaaagttgtggaggaagttgtccccaaggaagttgtgaaggacgttgtccccaaggaagttgtccccaaggaagttgtgaaggaagttgtccccaaggaagttgtggaggaagttgtccccaaggaagttgtgaaggaagttgtgaaggaagttgtcccaaaggaagttgtgaaggacgttgtccccaaggaagttgtgaaggaagttgtccccaaggaagttgtggaggaagttgtccccaaggaagttgtgaaggaagttgtgaaggaagttgtcccaaaggaagttgtgaaggacgttgtccccaaggaagttgtgaaggaagttgtcccaaaggacgttgtccccaaggaagttgtgaaggaagttgtccccaagaaagttgtccccaaggaagttctGGAGGAAGAAGTTGTTaagaaagttgtgaaggaagcTGTCCCCAAGGAAgctgtccccaaggaagttgtggagGAAGAAGTTGTTAAGAAAGCTctgaaggaagttgtcccaaAGGAAGTTGTGGAGGAAGAAGTTGTAGagaaagttgtgaaggaagttgtccccaaggaagttgttccagaagttgtccccaaggaagttgtggagGATGAAGTTAAGGAAGTTGTTCCCAAGGAAGtagtccccaaggaagttgtgaaggaagttgtcccaaagaaagttgtgaaggaagttgtgaaggacgTTGTCCCCaagaaagttgtgaaggaagttgtccccaagaaagttgtgaaggaagttgtccccaagaaagttgtgaaggaagttgtccccaaggaagttgtgaaggaagttgtccccaaggaagttgtgaaggaagttgtccccaaggaagttgtgaaggaagttgtgaaggaagttgtccccaaggaagttgtgaaggaagttgttaAGAAAGTtatgaaggaagttgtccccaagaaagttgtgaaggaagttgtccccaaggaagttgtgaaggaagtaccGGTAGTCCCCAAAGAAATTGTGAAGAAAGAAGATGTTAAGAAAGTTGTGAAAAAGGTAGCCCCTAAGAATGTTCTAAAGAAAGTAGTCCCCATGGACGCTGTGGAGGAAGAAgttgtcaaagaagaagttgaggaggaagttgtgaaggaagttgtcccaaaggaagttgtgaaagaagttgtccccaaggaagttgtgagGGAAGTTGTCCcaaaggaagttgtgaaggacgttgtccccaaggaagttgtgaaggacgttgtccccaaggaagttatgaaggaagttgtccccaaggaagttgtgaaggaagttgttccaaaggaagttgtgaaggacgttgtgaaggaagttgtccccaaggaagttgtgaaggaagttgtgaaggaagttgtccccaaggaagttgtgaaggaagttgttaAGAAAGTtatgaaggaagttgtccccaagaaagttgtggaggaagttgtccccaaggaagttgtgaaggacgttgtccccaaggaagttgtccccaaggaagttgtccccaagaaagttgtgaaggaagttgtccccaaggaagttgtggaggaagttgtccccaaggaagttgtgaaggaagttgtgaaggaagttgtcccaaaggaagttgtgaaggacgttgtccccaaggaagttgtgaaggaagttgtcccaaaggacgttgtccccaaggaagttgtgaaggaagttgtccccaagaaagttgtccccaaggaagttctGGAGGAAGAAGTTGTTAAGAAAGTTGTAAAGGAAGCTGTCCCCAAGGAAgctgtccccaaggaagttgtccccaaggaagttgtggagGAAGAAGTTGTTAAGAAAGCTctgaaggaagttgtcccaaAGGAAGTTGTGGAGGAAGAAGTTGTAGAGAAAGTTGTGAAgaaagttgtccccaaggaagttgttccagaagttgtccccaaggaagttgtggagGATGAAGttaaggaagttgtgaaggaagttgttcccaaggaagttgtccccaaggaagtagtccccaaggaagttgtgaaggaagttgtcccaaagaaagttgtgaaggaagttgtgaaggacgTTGTCCCCAAGAAAGTTGTGAAGGACGTTGTCCCCAAGAAAGTTGTGAAGGACGTTGTCCCCaagaaagttgtgaaggaagttgtccccaagaaagttgtgaaggaagttgtccccaagaaagttgtgaaggaagttgtccccaagaaagttgtgaaggaagttgtccccaagaaagttgtgaaggaagttgtccccaagaaagttgtgaaggaagttgtccccaagaaagttgtgaaggaagttgtccccaagaaagttgtggaggaagttgtccccaaggaagttgtccccaagaaagttgtgaaggaagttgtccccaaggaagttgtggagGAAGTTGTCCCCAGGGAAGTTGTGGAGGAAGTTGTCCCCAGGGAAGTTGTGGAGGAAGACCCGGTAGTCCCCAAAGAAATTGTGAAGGAAGAAGATGTTAAGAAAGTTGTGAAAAAGGTAGCCCCTAAGAAGGTTTTAAAGAAAGTAGTCCCCATGGAAGCTGTGGAGGTAGAAgttgtcaaagaagaagtccccaaggaagttgtggaggaagttgtccccaaggaagttgtgaaggacgttgtccccaaggaagttgtgaaagAAGTTGTCCTGAAGGAAGTTGTGAaagaagttgtccccaaggaagttgcgaaagaagttgtccccaaggaagttgtgaaggaagttgtccccaaggaagttgtgaaggaagtactGGTAGTCCCCAGAGAAATTGTGAAGGAAGAAAATGTTAAGAAAGTTGTGAAAAAGGTAGCCCCCAAGAAGGTTTTAAAGAAAGTCGCCATGGATGCTGTGGAGGAAGAAgttgtcaaagaagaagttgagGAGGAAGTTGTGAaagaagttgtccccaaggaagttgtgaaggaagttgtccccaaggaagttttGAAGGAAtatgtgaaggaagttgtccccaaggaagttgtccccaaggaagttgtccccaaggaagttgtccccaaggaagttgtggaggaagaagttgtgaaggatgttgtgaaggaagttgtcctcaaggaagttgtggaggaagaagttgtgaaggaagttgtccccaaggaagttgtggaggaagaagttgtgaaggaagttgtccccaaggaagttgtggagGAAGAAGTTTTGAAGGACGTTGTCCCCAAGGAAATTGTCCCCAAGGAaattgtccccaaggaagttgtccccaagaaaGAAGTGCCCAAAGAAGTTGTGAAGAAACTAGTGCCCAAGCAAGTTATGAAAATATTGGACCCCAAGAAAGTTGTGAAAGAAGCTGTCCCCAAGAAAGTTGTGAAGAAAGTAGTGCCCAAGCAAGTTATGAAAATATTGGACCCCAAGAAAGTTGTGAAGGATCTGGTCCCCAAGGAAGATGTTAAAAAAGTAGTCCTCAGGGAAGTTGTGGAGGAAGAAGTTGTGAAGAAAGTTGTGAAAAAGGAAGTCCCCAAGAAAGTTCTGAAGGAAGTAGTCCCCAAGGAAGATGTGAAGGAAGTTGTGCTCAAGGAAATTGTGAAGGAAGCAGAGACTGTGGTAGGAGATGTAGTAAACAAAGCCCTCGCAAACATAGTAGACGAGTCAGTTCCTGAAGAAGATAAGATTGTCATTCAAAAAAGCAAGAAGGAGGAGGCTACACCAAAAGAGATAACTCAGAATATGATAATTGAAGGTAATAATAAAGAAACTGCCAGTGAAATTTTGAAGGAAAATCCTCTCAAAGATGTTCAAAACTGTGGAGAATTAACTGAGAAAGAAAAAGTtgttacaaaggaaaaacaccAAACACCAACAGTTGAAGCAGTTGTAAACggagaaaataaaacaacaccTCTCAATGGTATCAATGATGTGATGTATACAAAAGCTTTTGTAGCAGAAACCAAAACACTTGTCAAGAAACCAATGTCTAAGAGGATAAATGATGGTTCTTCTGGTCACAGTCTTCCCAACTTGAAGCAGTACCCAAGAATCGAAAATGGTCCCCACATTGTAAAAATTGAATGTGAAGATTCGGAAGTTGAGTCTGATTATGAATCCATGGAAAACTCAAACGAAGTGAAGTCGTACATAAGATCGTCCGAGCACTTTGGTGGCGCACGGCAGACTGGTGGCACAGGCAAAGCAGAG ACAGTTGAAGCGCAGGGTGGGGAGTCGGAAGGAAAGGACCCAGTACTAGTGGTGCGGTTGGGAATGGCTTCCCCAAATTCCCTCGCAAAGTTGGGCACAAAAGCTGTGGAGGATCTGAATGGGGTGGCAGAGGATGTTGAG CAGACAGAGGAGAAGGTGGATGAAGCTGTGAAG CAGGAGGAGGCCCCAACAGAGCCTGACACTCAGG AGGAGAAGAAGGATGAGGCCCCTGCTGAAGAGCCGGAGAAGATCGAAGTGGCCGTCGAAAACCCCGCCGAGACGGACGACGCCAAGGCTGCGGCCGCGGACATCGTTGCCGACGAGAAGCCCGTTGAGAACGAGGAAAAGGCCGACGGAGTCGCAAGTCAAGAGATCTAG